Proteins from one Sulfurospirillum tamanense genomic window:
- a CDS encoding SprT family zinc-dependent metalloprotease yields MDFHTLAHETLARYVARASGASTLTLTLAFDLKGHSTIGQCRQEKRGHYRIRLHCELCEHYGQTYLEDVIPHELAHALVMERYGRRAKPHGKEWKATLEHLEGGKIPSKKRPSYPLLRTKRTRLTRHAYTCDCGKKHLLSAIRHNRIVRKTHWYKCLTCKGVLLPLET; encoded by the coding sequence ATGGATTTTCACACCCTTGCCCACGAGACCTTAGCCCGCTATGTTGCACGTGCCAGTGGCGCGTCCACCCTTACTCTCACCCTCGCCTTTGACCTCAAAGGCCACAGTACCATTGGCCAGTGCCGTCAAGAAAAACGGGGCCATTACCGCATCCGCCTCCACTGTGAACTGTGCGAACACTACGGCCAAACCTATCTTGAAGATGTTATTCCCCATGAACTTGCCCATGCGCTTGTCATGGAGCGCTACGGTCGCAGGGCAAAGCCCCATGGCAAAGAGTGGAAAGCCACACTTGAGCATCTTGAAGGGGGGAAAATCCCTTCCAAAAAACGCCCCAGCTACCCGCTTCTAAGAACGAAACGCACGCGCCTAACACGGCATGCCTACACGTGTGATTGTGGCAAAAAGCACCTTCTCTCAGCCATTCGTCACAACCGTATAGTGCGCAAAACCCATTGGTATAAATGCCTTACATGTAAAGGTGTCTTGCTTCCCCTAGAAACATGA